Proteins from a genomic interval of Tiliqua scincoides isolate rTilSci1 chromosome 11, rTilSci1.hap2, whole genome shotgun sequence:
- the PHYHIP gene encoding phytanoyl-CoA hydroxylase-interacting protein gives MELLSTPHSIEINNITCDSFRISWAMDVGDLDRVTHYFIDLNKKENKNSNKFKHRDVPTKLVAKAVALPMTVRGHWFLSPRTEYSVAVQTAVKQSDGEYLVSGWSETVEFCTGDYAKEHLAQLQEKAELIAGRMLRFSVFYRNHTKEYFQHARMHCGNILKPYLKDNSGSHGSPTSGMLHGIFFSCNTEFNTGQPPQDSPYGRYRFQVPAQRLFGPNTNLYFADFYCMYTAYHYVILVVAPKGSSGDHFCRERLPQLDISSNKFLTCCMEDGELVYRHSQDAILEVIYTEPVDLSLGVLGEISGHQLMSLSTADAKKDPSCKTCNISVGR, from the exons ATGGAGCTGTTGTCCACCCCGCACAGCATTGAGATCAACAACATCACGTGCGACTCCTTCCGGATCTCCTGGGCCATGGACGTTGGCGACCTGGACAGAGTCACTCACTACTTCATTGACCTGAACAAGAAGGAAAACAAGAATTCCAATAAATTTAAACACAGG GATGTCCCTACCAAGCTAGTAGCCAAGGCAGTTGCGCTGCCCATGACTGTGAGAGGCCACTGGTTCCTGAGCCCCAGGACTGAGTACAGCGTGGCAGTGCAGACGGCAGTGAAGCAGAGCGATGGGGAGTACCTGGTGTCCGGATGGAGCGAGACCGTGGAATTCTGCACAGGCG ACTATGCTAAAGAGCACTTGGCCCAGCTGCAGGAGAAAGCCGAACTCATTGCAGGAAGGATGCTCCGGTTCTCTGTCTTCTATCGGAATCACACCAAGGAATACTTCCAGCATGCCAG AATGCACTGCGGGAACATCTTGAAGCCATACCTGAAGGACAACAGCGGCAGCCATGGCTCTCCCACCAGCGGCATGTTACACGGGATCTTCTTCAGCTGCAACACGGAGTTCAACACAGGCCAGCCCCCCCAGGACTCGCCTTATGGCCGCTACCGCTTCCAGGTGCCCGCCCAGCGCCTCTTTGGCCCCAACACCAACCTCTACTTTGCGGACTTCTACTGCATGTACACAGCCTACCACTACGTCATCCTTGTGGTGGCACCCAAGGGCTCATCCGGAGACCACTTCTGCAGGGAGCGCCTGCCCCAGTTGGACATCTCCTCCAATAAATTCCTGACCTGCTGCATGGAGGACGGCGAGCTGGTCTACCGCCACTCTCAAGACGCCATCCTGGAGGTCATCTACACGGAGCCAGTCGACCTCAGCCTAGGCGTGCTGGGAGAGATCAGTGGCCATCAGCTCATGAGCCTTTCGACCGCTGATGCCAAGAAGGACCCCAGCTGCAAGACGTGCAACATCAGTGTGGGGCGCTAG